Proteins found in one Lycium ferocissimum isolate CSIRO_LF1 chromosome 6, AGI_CSIRO_Lferr_CH_V1, whole genome shotgun sequence genomic segment:
- the LOC132059015 gene encoding large ribosomal subunit protein mL54-like: MALTYFRSLRSVNLPKEVIQIGGCRTFAVGGKKKGGKGGAAGDGPKASTISKEVKASTVVGANILKDGADPKVLPDSEYPDWLWHLLDKRPALSELKRKNLESLPYDDLKRFVKLDTRARIKENNSVRAKN, from the coding sequence ATGGCATTAACTTACTTCAGATCATTAAGAAGCGTTAACCTTCCGAAGGAGGTTATTCAAATAGGAGGCTGCAGAACATTTGCTGTTGGTGGTAAAAAGAAGGGTGGAAAAGGTGGTGCAGCTGGAGATGGTCCAAAAGCGTCGACAATTAGCAAGGAAGTCAAGGCCAGTACAGTAGTTGGGGCGAATATTCTCAAGGATGGAGCAGATCCAAAAGTGTTGCCCGACTCAGAATACCCTGATTGGCTGTGGCACCTGCTGGATAAACGCCCGGCACTTAGtgaactaaaaaggaaaaacctcgagtctctcCCTTACGATGACCTCAAACGTTTTGTCAAGTTGGATACCCGAGCTAGGATCAAGGAGAACAATTCTGTTAGGGCCAAGAACTGA
- the LOC132059016 gene encoding lanC-like protein GCL1 — MSSSIVQNNSNSNHHEDGNERLDSDHHSHDPTAHNYISLPSETFLQAAISLKDQVVEMTWKGNGRSASAVTDPTMYTGLLGTAFTCLRSYEATGDRKDLELCSDIVDACADLARTLTRHVTFLCGRGGVYALGAVAANYCGDQPKRDLYLNHFLEVAQERALPVGPEDGGFGMSYDLLYGRAGFLWAALFMRKYLGEEAVPDDYLMPVVEAILAGGRAGASDNPACPLMYRWHGTRYWGAAHGLSGILHVLLHFPLSQEDIEDVKETLRYMMSNRFPHSGNYPVSEGNPRDKLVQWSHGATGVTITMCKVSEVLSNDREFRDAAIEGGEVVWKSGFVKKVGLADGASGNAYAFLSLYRLTGESIYEERARAFASCLYHNARTIMNERHHNEADHTYSLFQGLGGVACFLFDLLGPNNSRFPGYEL; from the exons ATGTCTTCGTCGATAGTGCAAAACAATAGTAATAGTAATCATCATGAAGATGGAAATGAACGGCTTGATTCTGATCACCATAGCCATGATCCTACGGCTCATAATTATATCTCCCTCCCTTCTGAAACTTTTCTTCAAGCTGCCATCTCTCTCAAAGATCAG GTAGTAGAAATGACGTGGAAAGGAAACGGAAGGAGTGCCAGCGCCGTTACAGATCCAACGATGTATACTGGTCTGCTAGGAACGGCGTTTACGTGCTTGAGGTCGTACGAAGCCACTGGTGATCGGAAAGACTTGGAATTGTGCTCCGATATAGTTGACGCGTGTGCCGACCTTGCACGCACCCTCACCAG GCATGTAACGTTTCTGTGTGGAAGAGGAGGGGTATATGCTCTTGGTGCTGTTGCTGCCAACTATTGCGGGGACCAACCCAAACGTGACTTGTATTTGAACCATTTCCTTGAG GTAGCACAAGAGAGAGCCCTTCCAGTTGGACCTGAAGATGGAGGTTTTGGAATGTCATATGACCTCCTTTATGGACGGGCTGGTTTCTTGTGGGCAGCATTGTTTATGAGGAAGTACTTGGGAGAGGAGGCAGTGCCAGACGATTATCTCATGCCTGTAGTTGAAGCAATATTAGCAGGAGGGAGAGCAGGGGCATCTGATAACCCAGCCTGCCCGCTGATGTATAGATGGCACGGGACAAGGTATTGGGGCGCTGCTCACGGCCTTTCTGGTATTCTGCACGTATTACTTCATTTTCCGCTCTCTCAAGAAGATATTGAAGATGTTAAGGAAACCTTGAGGTACATGATGAGCAACAGGTTTCCCCACAGTGGTAATTATCCTGTCAGTGAAGGGAATCCAAGAGACAAGCTGGTCCAATGGTCCCATGGTGCCACAGGTGTTACCATTACTATGTGCAAAGTATCTGAG GTACTGTCAAATGATAGGGAGTTCCGTGATGCGGCCATAGAAGGCGGAGAGGTGGTGTGGAAAAGCGGGTTTGTCAAGAAAGTGGGACTTGCAGATGGTGCCTCGGGAAATGCTTATGCCTTCCTCTCCCTGTATCGGCTAACTGGGGAAagcatatatgaagaaagagcAAGAGCTTTTGCAAGTTGCTTATATCACAATGCAAGAACGATCATGAACGAAAGACATCATAATGAAGCAGATCATACGTACTCCCTTTTCCAAGGATTAGGTGGCGTTGCTTGCTTCCTGTTCGACTTGCTTGGGCCGAATAATTCCAGGTTCCCAGGATACGAACTTTGA
- the LOC132060567 gene encoding disease resistance protein RPM1-like, translating into MAECAVAFLVHQLSSLLNVGQNFLEGIQQEIVHIRDAFEQMRTFSRTADAKEEEDAELQLWIKQVQDLTHDVQDILETHVATCSNFQKKGSWPWRKPHHSLTSHKLFEPQNDNLSMLLEGIKARITTISEGHITLLQKYDEKNNISWCNNHEDVILDDDADLVGIENHKSVLHDWVLSDDSAWKLQCVVGTRGIGKTTLIKKIFDDAAVKKHFNNTLWIEIPRFSDVKELLKSMITPKDDQSRRAIEAMDTNMLAEFIQQVFESSRYLVVLDDVPDISTWRALKSAFPIENCGSRVIIISRFTELCHIIRAETGGRSHFYDMKPLSEEESWILFCRKTFPGSPLCPPSLVQITKDIIEKCNGLPMAILVIAGALATKGNKTEVWEMFYDSLVDKLQGSYSEFEHMKRILNLCYQDLPFYLKSCFTYLRIIPKYHVIDKMRLIRLLAAEGLVLEREGKAIAEVAESYLNELANRRLIQVAERYSDGRLDSFTIHNLWYEFILSKPEERVTATIADGQEITRRGHKVRHLVIHDQLASDIQDIDQFKHLHSLITLGSSESISNSFLLKLLSGSFKLLKVLDLTGAPLVKIPEEVFELFHLKFLNLRRTKIKHLTGSIGKLENLEFLDLRETFVRKLPVEILKLQCLRHIFIHRRGAGFLHGFKAPKKIGTLVSLEMVNSIKATTSTVIELGNLTRLRMLHIAKLRRKHGRDFCSSLDKLINLQQLSISSYGVSEIIDLHYPLSSTHSSLRTLVFEGRLERFPQWVTSLQALATVVLKWSKLMHNALDTLQDLPNLVKLVLDRAYEGEELRFRASGFKKLKELCIWHSTKLRQMKVEEGAMPFLEELRVRNCGLMEQLPFGIEHLSKLQYLSLEEISEKLLATVQLKDSQSGDYWKIAHIPRVYIDL; encoded by the coding sequence ATGGCAGAGTGCGCTGTAGCTTTTTTGGTACATCAACTTTCATCCTTACTTAATGTGGGacaaaattttcttgaaggtATTCAACAGGAAATTGTTCATATCAGGGATGCATTTGAACAAATGAGGACTTTCTCACGGACAGCTGAcgcaaaagaagaagaagatgctGAATTACAACTATGGATCAAGCAAGTACAAGATCTTACACATGATGTCCAAGATATTCTTGAAACACATGTCGCCACCTGCagcaattttcaaaaaaagggaTCATGGCCATGGAGAAAACCCCATCATTCATTAACATCTCATAAGTTATTTGAACCTCAAAATGATAATCTTTCAATGTTGTTGGAAGGCATCAAGGCCCGAATCACGACTATATCTGAAGGACATATAACATTACTTCAGAAATATGATGAAAAGAACAACATTTCATGGTGTAATAACCATGAAGACGTGATTCTTGATGATGATGCAGATCTTGTAGGCATTGAAAATCATAAATCAGTACTACATGATTGGGTCCTTTCTGATGATTCAGCATGGAAATTGCAGTGTGTAGTTGGAACAAGAGGTATAGGGAAAACCACCCTAATCAAGAAAATCTTTGATGATGCAGCAGTAAAGAAGCATTTCAATAATACACTGTGGATTGAGATTCCAAGGTTTTCTGATGTCAAGGAGCTATTGAAGAGCATGATTACTCCAAAAGATGACCAATCCCGTCGAGCAATTGAAGCCATGGATACCAACATGCTGGCAGAGTTCATTCAACAAGTCTTTGAGTCATCAAGGTACTTGGTTGTCCTTGATGATGTCCCTGATATTAGCACATGGAGGGCTCTCAAAAGTGCATTTCCTATCGAAAACTGTGGCAGCAGGGTCATAATCATATCGCGTTTTACTGAACTATGCCATATCATTCGTGCAGAAACTGGTGGTCGTAGTCATTTCTATGATATGAAGCCTTTGTCTGAAGAAGAATCTTGGATTCTTTTCTGCAGAAAGACATTCCCAGGCAGCCCACTCTGTCCTCCATCTTTGGTGCAAATCACCAAAGACATCATAGAAAAATGCAATGGTTTACCAATGGCGATTTTGGTGATTGCTGGTGCACTGGCTACTAAAGGGAACAAAACAGAGGTGTGGGAGATgttttatgacagccttgttgACAAGTTACAAGGTAGTTATAGCGAATTCGAGCACATGAAAAGGATACTCAATCTATGTTATCAAGATTTGCCTTTCTATCTCAAATCTTGTTTCACTTATCTGAGAATAATCCCAAAATATCATGTCATCGATAAGATGAGACTGATTCGACTGTTGGCAGCAGAAGGACTCGTCCTCGAAAGAGAAGGAAAGGCAATTGCAGAAGTTGCTGAGAGCTATCTCAATGAACTTGCAAACAGAAGATTGATCCAAGTTGCTGAAAGGTACTCTGATGGAAGATTGGACTCATTCACTATCCATAACTTGTGGTATGAATTCATTCTTTCTAAGCCAGAGGAAAGGGTCACAGCAACTATAGCAGATGGTCAAGAAATTACAAGAAGGGGTCACAAAGTCAGACATTTAGTAATCCATGATCAATTGGCGAGTGATATACAAGACATTGATCAGTTCAAGCATCTTCACTCTCTGATAACGCTCGGATCATCGGAATCCATCTCTAATTCATTCTTGTTGAAGTTGTTATCTGGCAGTTTTAAGCTACTCAAGGTGTTAGACTTAACAGGAGCCCCATTGGTGAAAATCCCAGAAGAAGTCTTTGAATTGTTTCATCTCAAGTTTCTCAACTTGAGGAGAACTAAGATAAAACATCTGACAGGATCAATAGGGAAGCTTGAGAACCTTGAGTTCTTGGACCTAAGGGAGACATTCGTAAGAAAATTGCCTGTTGAGATACTAAAGCTTCAATGTCTTCGCCATATCTTCATTCATCGACGCGGTGCTGGTTTTTTGCATGGTTTTAAAGCTCCCAAGAAGATAGGGACCCTTGTGTCCTTAGAAATGGTGAATTCTATAAAGGCCACTACAAGCACAGTTATAGAATTGGGAAATTTAACAAGACTAAGAATGTTACACATTGCGAAGCTGAGAAGAAAACATGGGAGGGACTTTTGTTCTTCCCTTGACAAGTTGATAAATCTTCAGCAACTATCTATCTCATCTTATGGGGTGAGTGAAATTATTGATTTGCACTATCCCCTTTCTTCCACACACTCATCCCTCCGAACATTAGTTTTCGAAGGGCGTTTAGAGAGGTTTCCACAATGGGTAACCTCTCTTCAAGCATTAGCCACAGTTGTTTTAAAATGGAGCAAGCTAATGCACAATGCACTAGACACTCTTCAAGATTTGCCCAACCTTGTAAAACTTGTGCTGGACCGGGCATATGAAGGCGAAGAATTGAGGTTCAGAGCAAGTGGATTCAAGAAACTGAAAGAATTATGTATTTGGCACTCTACAAAACTGAGACAGATGAAAGTGGAAGAGGGTGCAATGCCTTTTCTTGAAGAGCTTCGAGTGCGTAACTGTGGATTAATGGAGCAGTTGCCTTTTGGGATTGAGCATTTGAGCAAGCTTCAGTATCTTTCACTTGAAGAAATTTCTGAAAAGTTGTTAGCAACTGTGCAGCTTAAGGACAGTCAAAGTGGGGATTACTGGAAAATTGCTCATATTCCTAGAGTTTACATAGACTTGTAG